Proteins found in one Siniperca chuatsi isolate FFG_IHB_CAS linkage group LG22, ASM2008510v1, whole genome shotgun sequence genomic segment:
- the zgc:101810 gene encoding actin-related protein 2-B, which yields MDSEGRKVVVCDNGTGFVKCGFAGSNFPDHIFPAIVGRPLIRSTTKVGNIEIKDLMVGDEASECRSMLEVSYPMENGMVRCWDDMIHLWDYTFGPNRLNVNPSECKILLTEPPMNPTKNREKITEVMFEKYQFHGIYVAIQAVLTLYAQGLLTGVVIDSGDGVTHICPVYEGFSLPHLTRRLDIAGRDITRYLIKLLLLRGYAFNHTADFETVRMLKENLCYVGYNIEQEQRLATETTYLVESFMLPDGRQVKVGGERFGAPEALFQPHLINVEGAGVAELLFNTIQAADIDLRADFYKHIVLSGGSTMYPGLPSRLEREIKQLYLERVLNGDTEKLSKFKIRIEDPPRRKHMVFMGGAVLANIMKDKDSFWLSRAEYEEKGLGVLKKLGVGVR from the exons ATGGACAGCGAGGGGAGAAAAGTGGTGGTCTGTGACAATGGGACAGGG TTTGTCAAGTGTGGCTTTGCTGGATCCAACTTCCCCGACCACATCTTCCCTGCCATAGTGGGTCGACCACTCATACGATCAACCACCAAAGTGGGCAACATTGAGATTAAG GACCTGATGGTGGGTGATGAGGCCAGCGAATGTCGCTCCATGCTGGAGGTGTCCTACCCGATGGAGAACGGCATGGTGCGCTGCTGGGACGACATGATCCACCTGTGGGACTACACCTTCGGTCCCAACCGCCTGAATGTCAACCCATCAGAGTGCAAG ATCCTACTGACTGAGCCGCCCATGAACCCAACCAAGAACCGGGAGAAGATCACAGAGGTCATGTTTGAGAAGTACCAGTTCCACGGCATTTATGTGGCAATTCAGGCTGTGCTCACTCTGTATGCTCAGG GTTTGCTGACCGGTGTGGTCATCGACTCGGGGGATGGTGTCACCCACATCTGTCCGGTGTATGAGGGCTTTTCTTTACCCCACCTCACACGCAGGCTGGACATCGCAGGACGTGACATCACACGTTACCTCATTAAG CTCCTGCTTCTCCGTGGTTACGCTTTCAACCACACGGCCGACTTTGAGACAGTGCGTATGTTGAAGGAGAATCTCTGCTATGTGGGTTACAACATCGAGCAGGAGCAACGCCTGGCCACAGAGACCACCTACCTGGTCGAGTCGTTCATG CTCCCTGACGGCCGGCAGGTGAAGGTGGGTGGAGAGAGGTTTGGGGCCCCTGAAGCTCTCTTCCAGCCTCATCTCATCAACGTAGAGGGAGCAGGAGTGGCTGAGCTGCTGTTTAACACCATCCAGGCTGCAGACATTGACCTGAG GGCAGACTTCTATAAGCACATTGTTCTGTCAGGAGGATCCACCATGTACCCCGGCCTCCCATCCAGACTGGAAAGAGAGATCAAGCAGCTCTACCTGGAGAGGGTGCTGAACGGAGACACGGAGAAACTATCA AAGTTTAAGATCCGCATCGAGGACCCTCCCAGGCGTAAACACATGGTGTTTATGGGCGGAGCGGTGCTGGCCAACATCATGAAAGACAAGGACTCCTTCTGGCTGAGCAGGGCAGAGTACGAGGAAAAGGGCTTGGGAGTGCTAAAAAAACTGGGAGTTGGAGTcagataa